The DNA segment ACTTTGGATCGCAATGCTAAGCCGTTGTTGAGTGTGAAAATCCAAGCGCTTTCGTTTTCTTTGGCAAGCAGGGCTTCGGTGGGAATTAACAACAGAAATTTGGATTCTTCGGTAAATATATTTCCGCGAACAAACATACCCGGGGTTAAAAGTTTGCCTTCGTTTTTGATGAGCGCTTTGATCTCCATGGTATGCGTTTTCGGATCCACGATCGGGTTGATGATTCCGATCTTACCTGAAAATTTCTTATCGGGATATACGTCCGCTGTAAATTCGATCGGCATGTTTTTATGAATCGAGATCATATCGTTTTCCCGAACGTTGAATTTTGCGTAAACCTTGCTTATGTTTACCAAAACCATGATCGCTTGGTCCGGGCTATTGACCGCTCCGGGATTTACGTATTCTCCCGCGTGTTTGTTGATATAAGCAACCACTCCATCCGCGGGAGAACGGATCGTCGCCGCCCGAATCAATTCTTCCGTCGATTCCAATGCGGCGCGGGCGGATTCGACCTGTGATTTTGCGACTTCCACTTCCGCTTTTTCGATCAGGGTATTGATGTGAATGTATGATTTTAATTTTTCCTTCGGATCTTCCGGGATCGGAATGTTTTTAGCGGTTAAATCTTCCGGACGAAAGCCGACCATTCCCATCTCGAAATCTTTTTGACTGATTCTAAATTTCGCCTCGGATGCGATCAGAGCCGTTTGTGCACTTTCAATTTCCTCTTTACTGATACCGCCTGCTTGATAGAGGGTTTGTTTTCCCGCAAAGGTGGCTTTCATTTTCGCCAATTCGGCTCTTGCTTCCTTGGTTTGCGTTTTTCTTTTCTCGATATCCAACATTCTGATTTCTATCGAATCTCTTGCTTTCAGATATTTTTCTTCGCTCAATCGAAGACCGGAAATCGAACTTTGTAATGCGGAAATATTCTTTCTTTTTTCCAGCTCGAGTTGTAGAGTATCGATCTTTAAAAGGATCTCTCCTTTTCGAACCTTTTCTCCCTCTTTCGCATAAATTTCTAATATGTTTCCCGCGGTTTTGGAAACGATATCCACTTTGTCCAAAAAGTCTATGGAGCCTAAGGTTTGAATGGTCGGTCTGATTTTTTCGGGTCGTGCCGTGATCGCACGGACCAGGATGGAATCCAAATCGACGGATTGATTTTTTCCTCTTTTGAACCAATTGAAAATCGAAGAGATCGTAAACCCTTTGTTTTTTTCCTTTAGGAATCCTTTGGGATCCGGGGAGATTACGTTTTTATACAATAGAAAAACAATCAATAATACGAGAGTGATTCGAACGAGTTTCAACTTTAAAAGACTTAGCAACGTTTGAAAAATAAGATTGAGTAGTTTCATGATTTATCTTTTGTCCTTTCCGATTTCAGCTTCAATCAGCCGATTCGAACCCGGACTTTCATCCGATAGCAACCTTGCACGATCGAAGTATTGCTGCGCCATCTTATCTCTATTCGCTTTTTTGAATATTTTTCCCAATTTTAGATAGACAAGAGCCAGTTTGGAAGACTCTGCGGCGGCTTCATTGTAAAGAGACAACGCGTCTTCAATTTTCCCCTCTGCTTCTAAAATCGTTCCTAAAGCATACTGGGCCTCCCAGCGACTCGGGCTATTGGCGATGATCGACACCAATCTTTCTTTTGCCTCGTGTCGATTTTCCGTCTTTGTGCTTTCTATTTTCGCTAACCAAAACTGCGGGATCGCGTTACAACTATCCTTGGATTCCGCTTCGCTAAACGTTTTTAAAGCGAGATCAAATTCCTTTTTGTAATAGTGTATTTTTCCGATCATGATCAAGGTAGGAATGGAATTCGGTTCGATTTCCAAGATCTGATTGTATAAAGAAAGAGCTCCGTTTAAATCCTTTCGTATATATGCAGCAGCCGCATCTTTATGTAGTGATTCTAATTTTTCAGCCGCTTGGCCGCAGGCATGAATCGTTAAAGAGAAAATGATCAGTAATGATAAGCTATAAGAAGATTTATTTTTCATCGATGTCGTCTTTTATTTTTTGCCTACGATCCCGGCCATTTTATTCGAAATTTGTTTGCATACGTCTCTCAAAAGAGTCGCTTCGGTAAGACTTCTTCCGTTAACGGTATAGGCGATTCCACCTTTTAGAGTTCCGTTTGAATCGTATATCTTTAGAAAGACCAACGAATTGGAATCCTCTTCCAAAAGAGTTCCCGAATCGTTATTACCGACCGCGCCTTGCACGAAATAATTCAGATTGTATTTTTCAGATAGTATCTTTACTTCCTCGCTTGATAGGAAATCATCCTCTTTGCCTTCCTTGGATACATCCGAGAACCCGACAACCGCTCCTTTATCCAATACGTTTCTTAAATTTTCAGGAAGCAGTTCTCTCAGATTCAGAGTATTGTCATCGCTACTTTGTTTAGGAGGTTCTGTATTTTCCGGTAACGGGTTTTTCGGTTCTTGTCTTTCGCCGGAGGCGCCAACCGACGGTTTTAAGTTTTTTCTATTCGGAATTTCCTTTAAAGTGTATCCTTCGTCGATCAACTGCAGTTGCAGCATGTCTTTAAAGTTATCGATGAGATACGGCGCAAACCTCGCATCTCTGCTCGCTATCTTTCCAATCGCCAAGGACGAGGTGCCTTCCGTTTGCATAACGGAGACCTGGTAACTTCCTGAAGAACGGAACAATTTTAAAATTGTTCCACAGGATATTGTGTTGATAAAAACACATGCGATGATGAATCCATTCGTGATTCTTTTCATAATGGCCTCGTGAAAATTAATTACTCTCAAAGAAAAAGTTAAACGGAGACGATAACACAGTTCCGGCGGGATTGGTTGCCGATTGATCAATCTGTATCAAATAGAATGGAAAATTTGCCACTGCAATTCCAGTATTAAAAAGAATATCGAAACCACAACCCGGAGTTCGATCCGTCATCGATACAGTCAGCACTCGATCGCTATCGGACCAAGTCCAGTTGCCTCGAAAAATCGAAGACGCAGAGCTTGGGAGTTGCGAAACGGCCGATATGTTGACCGCATTTGCAGTGCTGATCGGATTCATCGGTTGATTAAAAACGATCACGATGTTATCCGAAGTGGAATCAGTAGGACACGCCTGTAGTCCCGGAGCAAAACTATAAGTGGAAGCGGGAAGAATCGGTGCGCCCATCTGCCACCAACAACCGCTTGTGAGCGCAAAGCTGGAGCAGTTTGCCTGATTTTGCAGACCGATTGCGATCACTTGCGGTGAATTGTTTTCGGTTTTGAAAGTAAGCGAAAATGGATTTTGGAGATTATTTCCCGCGATATCCTTTGCCGAGGTGGATATATTTAAAGTATAATTTTGTCTGTTATTTAACGGGATTACCGGTGTTAAGATCATATCGTTTCCGACAAATGAGATCGCAAAATTGCCCGACGGAGATAGAGAGAGTGCGTTCTGAGTCAGGTTTTGATCCATGGTTTCGCTGAAGTGAATCGTAATCGGAACTCCGACACAAACATCCGCGGTGAATGTTCCGTTTTGTAAATTGAGGATATCGTTGGGGGTCGCCCCGCACCCGTCTCCGTCTTCGTCGACTTCGAAGTCAATTCCGGTTACCGTAGGTTGTGTAGAATCCAAGGCACCGACCACAAAGGTAGCATTGACTTGATTTCGTAAACCTCTACCGGATGTGTTCGTAATGGAGGTCGGTAAAGAAATGTTGTGTCGCCTACCGTATTGAAACGCTAAGTCGGGCGTAAAAACCATCTGATTGGCCGTAGGAAATGTAAATTGTCCGGTTACTGTCGGAGAGATGGAAAAACCGTTTCGTAGAGTCGAGGAATTCATCGGCTCGGAGAATGTGATCACAATCGGGTTTACCGCAGGATTACCGATACATCCGTTGTTTACGGTTGCGGCTAGGATGTTATTTGCGGTTCCCGCTCCAGCCTGGCAGTTCGCAAGAGTTCCCGCAAAGACATCGATGGAATTGACCGCGGGAAAACCTCCAACCGGAGAAGAAAGAAAATACAATATATGCGGATTCTGAATTTTGATTCCCCCCGTATCGCCTGCATTCTGACCGATGTTGATGATATACTGAGTGTTTGGGTTTAAAGATTGTGTGGAGATAAATCTCATCGTAGTCGGAGAAACCCAGGAAATCATTCCGGATACGCTCGGACTGATCGAGAAAGCCTGGGACGTAGCGTTTTGATCCATATTTTTGCTGAATATGATTTCAAAGGACGCACCTTGTCCCGTCCCTACGTTATCCGTGCATACGTTGGTTACGAAAGAAGCGGATAGGGAATCATCCATACCGCCGTCGCAACCGCCGGGACCCGTTGAAATATCGGACAAAACGTTGAGTATGCTCGGAGGTGTGTTGTTAATCGGTCCACCACCGTTGCCCGTTGTGAAAAAACTCATAAACTCGGACACTAAATTGTTTCCGGCTAAATCCTTTGCTGCGGTCGAGATGGATACTCTGTATTGTGCGAATAGATTCAAATCCTGAGACGGAGTAAAAAGCAAATCAACGGGAGTCGGCCAAGATATGATTCCACTTACGGAAGGTGACAGAGAAAACGCATTTGTAGTCGCGGTCTGATCCATAGGCTCGTTGAATCGTAATCTTAATCTGGTACCGGAAGCAAGATTACAAACATCCGTCATCAAATTCGGAATTTGTGTTAAACCCGCAAAGCCGCATCCCGGAGCTAAGTCTCCAAGCAAGGGACCCGTAGTAAAATCCATCTTTGGCGGAAGTAAATCGATTCCGAATGTAAAAGAAAAGGAATGCGGTGTGCCTAACGTGTTGCCGTCCAAATCCATAACGGAACTCGGAAGACTGACGGTGTAGGTCGTATTTTGCCAGTCTTGACTCGGGGTAAAAACAAATAGACTGGAATTTCCGCAAGGTCCTGTGGAACCGCATAACGCGTTTCCGCTGGTCAGCCATGATTTTGTTCCGAGAATATTCGGAGAAATGTTAATCGAATTTTCAACGCTTGACCGAATTACGGATTCGCTGAAGTGAATAAAAATCGGAGTGTTTAAAGAAGGTGCGGAGGCTCCGGAACACGCTCCCGTTTTGTCCCTGATTCCATTGACAGGATCTAAAATCGAAGCCAGGGATCCGGGAGTGCAGCCCGCGCCTATATTCGTAAAAGCATCCTGTAGAATCACTCTCGGTATTTGAAAATCCTGACCGACCGTAAACGAAAACGAATAATTCTGACCCAATAAATTTCCCGCTACGTCGGTTACGTTTCCAGAAACCGTCACGGTGTAGGTAACGGAATGTTGCCAGGGGGCTACGGGTGTGAATACCAATCTACTCGTTGTTCCACAAGGCCCTGTCGTTCCGCAGGTCGGATTCGGACTTGTGACCCAACTTTTGATTCCGTTGATACTCGGGGAGATATTGATTCCGGAATCGGTTGTGGATAAGTTCATCGCTTCCGAGAAATCGATAAAGATCGGAGAATTTTGAAATCCCGGAACGATTCCGGTACAGAGTCCCGTTGAATTCATCAAACCTCCCGGAAAGAGGAGAGAGGCAAGGGTTCCCGGAGAACAACCCGTTGCGTCCTGAATAAAACCATCCTGCATGATTACGAACGGTTTTGCCACCTCCGAACCGACGGTAAAGCTCGCGGTTACGGTTTGAAGCAACGGATTTTCCGAAGTATCCATGGCGGTTCTTGAAATCGTAAGCACATACGTTAAGCCTGTGGTAAAGGAGGTGCTCGGAGTATAAGTCAATACCGTGTTATTGTTACTCCAAACATAAGCTCCTACTAACTGGGGAATGGTTAAGAAGTTGGATTCCACGGAACCACGATTCATCGGTTTTGTAAAGGTGACTACGATCGGACTATTGACACAAACATCCGTGTTGCTGTAGAAGTTACTTTGAAAGTTGACTATATCCATGAAAGGACTTGCGGGTAAACATCCCGTGGCGTTTTTTTTACCTCGAACCGAAATTACGTCCGGTTGAATCACATCCGTGCTCACGGAAAAATTAATACTATAAGGTTTTTCTAAATCTCTTCCTTCTTCGTCCTCACAACGATTGGATAAGTTGGCGACGTATGTGATTCCACCCTGCCATCTTTGAGACGGAGTAAACGTCAGGACATTTCCGTTGATGTCAAAGAGTCCCGTCAGACCGGGTTGCATTGCGAACGCACCGATACAACTTTGCACGTCGATCGGCTTATTGAATGTAAGAATGATTTTTTGATCTTTTGCTACGCCCGTTTGACCCGGCGCCGGAATCGAATAGATTACTTTAGGAGCGGCCGGATTGTTATCCAGAGGGATCCAATTTTTAAATTTATTTTCATATTTGCTACAGGACGCAAATAACAAAAAAAACAAGAGAGAAGCGAAAGAACGAAGGATGGCTTTTTTAATATCGATTTTTTTCATGTTATTTTTTATTACCAGAATCGAATTGATCCAATGTGCTAGAGTCTAAATCCGATTCTATGTCCTTTTGATTAAAATATTCTTCTATGTCTTTGATCTTAAAATTCGTATCAACTTTTGCTTTTGGAATCGGGCGGTTTTGTAAAATCAAGGGAAGGATCGTATTTCCTTGACTCGGTTTGAATTGAAAAAGATTGAGAGAATCGGGTTGCATACCGGAAACCCATTCCAGTTCGTAAACCGAAGTGCAGTATTTTCCGATCGCATCGATTAACTTTTCCTGAGCTCCCACCAATTCGGTTTCCGCAAAAAGAATGTCCGCTCTTTTGGCTTCTCCCACTTGTATCTTTGTGGACATTAGCCTCATGCTTTCATAACGAAAATATACCATTCCGCTTCCGATTTTGATCAGGTCGTAAGATTCGTGCACGGAATCGCCCGCTTTTTCCACTTCGATCGCGATCGTTTGTTCGAGCCGTTTTTTTTCCGCCAAAGAATCGCCCAATCGAATCTTACTTTCCATTACCTTTCTGGAATAACTCATACTATCGAGAATTTGCAGGTTATTTGTAGTTGCAGCGTTAAAGTTAGGATTTACGGTTCCGGCAAAACCGGTACTCGCCTGATTGTTATAACGCATTCCTAAATTTTCCGTTGTTGTGTTTGTGGATCCGCCTAAAGGAAACGTTACTTTGAGATTCATATTCCATGTATCGTTTTGCAGAGGATAGTTGACTCCGGTTCTTCCATAGGAACCTCCGATCGATATCTGTGGAATCCATGCGTTCTCCGCCAATTCTCTTTCTTTTGCGAGTTTTTTATTGTTGATTTTGACTTTGAGAATTTCGGATCTTTCGTTCTGGGCGTTTTGAATCAATGCATCTTTTTTAAAATCAGGATTTTGAATATAGAAATCGGTCAATAGATTTCCTTCGACCGCAAGATCGGAGACGTAATCGAGACTCATGGCTAATTTTAAATCGTTTTTTGCTTTTAGGTATTCGTTGATCGATTTTACGAGTGCAAATTCGATTTCCTGTAAGCGGGAAGCTACGCTCAATACTTGGATTTGTGTGGTAAAACCGAGTTTCGATTCCAATTTTGCCAAACGAAGTTGTTCTTTTCCTCTTTCGACGGATTTTTTATTGAGAGCGACTTTTGCCAACGCCACAAGAGTGTTTATAAAATTTCTCTGAACTTCCAATTTTACTTTGGCGGATGTGATTTTAAAATCCTCACGAGTTAAAACTTCTTCCAGTCTGGCTATATCCAAATCCAATTTTTTCTTTCCGCCGTCGTAGATGATCTGATCCACATTTAAGAGAATCGCATTGTAGATATAATCGTTCGAATCTTGTATGATGTATTTTTGTCTGGTTATGTTGACTCCTAATGTGGGGAGTAAATCTCTCCATCTTTCCGCAATGAGCTCCCTTACGGCTGAATTTTTATTTTTTATAGATAAAAGCATATAATAATTTGTTAATGCTATTTGAGTTGCTGTTTCCAGGTTGATTTTTAGGATGCGTTTTTCAGAGGCAGATCTTTCCAAAGGAAAACATGCAAAAATCGTTATCAATAACGTAAAGATTGCTATGTGATTTTTTTTGAATAAGCTTTGTTGTTTATTTGCGGCGAAGAGGGGCTCAATTGCCAGAAAAAGCTTTGTAATCAGAAAACTATAGAGAAATCTATTTCTTTTCATCTTTAACGGATCGAAATCAAAGTTTACTTTGTGACATTATTGTGTCTAAATTGTGATGTTTCTGAAAAACAAGAATCACAAGGGGTCTTTGTCGTCAAGTGCCATTAGTGGGGTATCTTAGTCAAGATAGATCCATTTATGTAAGGAATTAAATACATTCATACCCTTGAAATGAATGTATTTCTTTAGAAATATACTGTATCCACAGGTTGGATTGGAGGAAATGTCTGCCTTTGAGCACCGTTTGTGAATTTTTGGGATTGGTTCTCAATGGAATTTCTTGAATAGGGCGATTTGTTTTCAATCTTAACTTTCCGGTTTGAATTTTTTAGAATGAATTCTGCCAAAATTGCAGATTGTTTTTAGGTAATTGAGCGTTGATTTTGAGTTTGAAGTGGAATTAATGTTTTTTTTAAACCACTAGGCTTTTTCTAAAACAACCTTCGGCCGGATCTGTGATACTTTCCGTTCGCCTTTTCTGTTTTTGAATTTGTTGTTGCGACACTGAGGGAGGGCCAAGCTTCCCATAATTTCTAGTCTTTTGTATGGGTAAAAGCATTCCGGGGCTAGACACTGTGAACAGGAGTGATTTTAAAAAACGAAGATTGTTTTTAATTTAGGTATGTTTCGACGGAATCTTTTCTTTGTTAGAAGGAGATTCAAGTCTTACATTGCTGAAGAATGTGATTTTGGCTTGGTTTTAGTAGATAGAATGCTCTATCGTCGTCCGAAGCGGGTTTGGATTAAACTCGATCCTTCGAGTGATGCTGTTTTTGGTGAGATCGAGGTGCCAGATATAACTGTAAATATTGTGGAAGGTTGGACATCCCACATTCAAGGTTTGCTCGATAGAATCCCCGACTTCGGAATCGTCCAGCCACAACAGATAATTCACCATAAAACAACGGGAAACACCGTGAGCAGCCGAAATTGCACCGAGAATCGCCCAAGCACCGGTATTGATTCTCATATTGACCCGGACCATTCCCTGCGGTTTTTGATACAAGGTTTTTCCGGCCTTGGAATTGATTCTCCTTTGGGACAACATCAATTTCTGATATCGTTTCAACAAAGGTAGAATTCGTTTCGGAAGCGCTTTTCTTTGTTCCAAGGTCAATGCGTTGAAATACGATTCCGGAAACAGAATGGTCTCGACCCTGGTTCCGGATTCGACCAAAGCCGATTGAATCTTTTGCTCCGTATGTAAATAAATCTTTCCCATACTCAGATACGGTTCCCGACAAACGCGGCGAGAGCTCGACCGGAGGAAAAAAATTGTTAGAATGAAAAAAATAGACCCGCAAGAAAGGATGATGAACATCCGGATGTTTCAATTTACCGGAATTTTTTAAAAATACATTAAAAAATTTTAAAGTATTTTTTATGCTGAACTTAATTTTATTTTTCCAAACGACATACTGATACGGATAGAGAATTGTTTCGGAATTTACTTATCAGGTTGAATTCTGAAATGAACGAAATTGTATTTTACGATCGATGAAATGATGTTTGTAAAAAAAGAAATTCAACCCGTTTTTGCGATCGCTTGGACCGGATCGGATACGTGTCTGATGTCCATTCCCGTATTCAAACGAACCAATTCTTCAGCGATATTAACCGCGTAATCTCCAGTCCTTTCCAAACAAAGAATGAGACGATACACATCCGCGAATTGATTTTTATCCAGTCTGGGATCCATTACGAATTTCAGGAACGCCGACTGACAGAGGTTGTTGATCTCTTCTTCCACAGAATGAACGCTTCCGTAAAAACGATTTTTCTCTTCGACCAAGGATTCCACAGCCATACCGACGATCGTGATGACCCTTGATAAAAGTTTATTTAGGATTTCCTCGTCGCAAAAAAATCTCTGAGGTATCAAACCTCTGCGAAAACATTTTGCGCAGTTGACGATTTGATCTCCCATTCTTTCCAAGTTTCTTGTGATCCGAATCGCGGAGAGGGCGAAACGGAGAGGATCCCGTTTTAGGACGACTTCTCCGTCGACCTGATCCATTCCCATCGAGTTTCGGTTTGCAACTGCTTCCAAGATCGCGTTTTGAGAAAGATTATCGTTTTGTTTTTCGAGATTGTCGATGAGATCATCTCGATCAATTAGCTTTCTTGCAAGTTCGCTGTTATCCTGTTCCAAGGCATCGTCAAGTAATAAGACCTGTTCGAGGCAAAGCTCGGCCATACTGTAGAGATTTTTGCGGAGAAAGTCAAACTTGGAGGACATACGAGTTCTTTAGACCTGTAGATTCGATAACAAGGTTCCGAGTCGGGTTTGTCACGGAAAATGGATCAAGTTTCAGGTACAGAGATCGTTCTGAAAAAATCCATTTGGTCAAGAAGTTTTTCTTTTGAGCAAAATCTTGTCTCCGATTTCCTGGATCTTAGAAATTGGAATTTTTTTTCTTTCTTTGGAAAGAGGATTGAGAGAGGTTTTGACCATAAGGGATTCTAATTTTCCGTTTTTGACGGTGACTTCTTCCACGGTTCCTTCTTCGGATCCATCGCTGTTCAGAACCTTGAGTCCTTTGTATTTTTCAAAAGGAATCGTATTGAGAATGATCGCGTCCACACCAAAGGTTCGAACATAGTCGATACCGATGAAAAGATCCGGCTTCATAAAACCTTGGTCGATCGTGACTCCCGTAATTCTTTTTTCCATCCGATCGATATGCAGTTTTACGACCACTCCTAAAATCTGACCTTCCGGATCGATTGCCTCCTTGCCCAGGATGTCGTCCGAGGTGATTTTGCTATCTTCGTTTTGCATAATCTTTTTTTAATAATATGTTTTTTAGAGAAGTTTCGATATCTTGCGGATAAAATTCGATCTTGGGTGAGAATGGAAATTTTTTGACCCAGAATCGGATCAGCTTCCAGGTTCCGGGAGATACCTGGATGGAAGAAACGCTTCCGAGTAATCTCGCATTTTTGTCATATACTCGTTTTCCGAGAAGGTTGCTTGGAGGATCGATCTTTAAGAGAAGTCTGTCCTTGGAATCGGGTTTGAGATGTTCTTTGGAAAAATAGATTCTACGAAATCGTTTGAGCACTATAATGCCGGCAAGATTTCCGGAGAGAAACCGTATATCGATCAATCTTCCGGAGTTCTCTCCGGATTTGGAGAGAACGTTTTTTCCGAGAGAGGTCCAGAAACTTTTGGATTCCTTGACCTCTTTTTCCTTATCTGCAAATAGAATCATCGATTCTAGAATTCATAAAAATTCTAAAGAATCCAATTCTTTTTGTATTTAGACGGTTCCGGATTTATGAAGAATTTGCCAGAGAAGACAGAGAAAACTTCCGTATTGAATTAAGAATCCGGTGAAGCGAACGTTAACGGCAAGAGCAGAACCGGAACTAAGATGAGCCGTGGTTTGCAGGATTCTCGCAACAAGAATGACTTCGCATACCAGTGCAAAGGTGGAATCCAATACTCCCGCAAACGATCCAATGAGAACCAAGGTTGCAAACAAAGGAAGGTTTTCGATACAGTTGACGTGAGCCCGATTGAGTCTCCAATAGAAGTCGCTTCCGTGTTGGATTCCCCCGGGAAATTCGTTCGATTTTTTTTCGCCTTTTAATACCTTAAAGGATCGAATGCTGACTACCCAAAGACCCAGTAAAATCGTCCATAGAACGAAACCTAATAACGCAATGATTGCCGGATTCATAAATTCTCCACTGATTGTTTTCAAAGAGTAGAAATCAAATTAGGCTTTGATTGCAAGCCGGATTTTGTTGGAAAAACTCGAATCGGAAAGAATGGTTTAGGAATCAAATGAATTTCTGAATCCGTTCGGTTTGATTTCAATCTCCGTCCGAGTTGGACGGCAACGCGTTGGCCCCGAGGATTCCGATCAATTCGGTAGCGTAGATGACTCTCAACTCTCTAAGGCGAAGATAGATCTCGGTATTTACAAACGTTAAGTTTCCGGCGAGATCGTTTTCCAAAGTCGAGGAGACATCGATTCTCCCTTGGATTCTGCTTTTGATCGTGGAAATCTTGTCTTTGATTCTAAGATCAAGAGATGTGTTTTGAAGTTGGACTAAATAACTGAGGGACCTGGATTCCGTGTCACCGGGATTTCCGAGATACACGAGTTCGATTCCTTCCACGGAAGAAAGCAGGTCTTGATACGAGTTCTTGCTGTAAACGGATTCCAACTTTGCTGGAAACTGAGTCGGACCCGCAAGTGTCAGACCCGCGGGAACTCCTACTCGAACGTCTTGGTTTATATAGACGAGCTGAACCATTCCGTTGATAAACGAATCGACCGCGTCCTTGATCCCACCGAACACACCCGAACCGGAAGATAAATTGCCGGAAAAGTTTCCGGTCGCGGGAGCCCATGCCGCATAGAGACGTTGGGAATCTCTGTGAATCACGTCCGCAAGAGCTTCAATATATGCTAAACTTCTAATGCTTCCCGCGTTTTCTCCGTCAACGATCGCAATCGCATCGGTCCCGGTTCCGGAGTCGTAGAGAAAGTATTCCAGTGTTTCGAATCCTCTTCTGGGAATCGTAAACGTATCCACGCTAGTCGGAGTCAGGATACTCGCTCCCGCTACGATCGCCTCCAAATCGCCCGCATCCGGACGAAAATTTTCTCCTAAGATATATCCATCCAATCGATGAAAGTAATTGGAAGGAATGTAAGACCGGCTGATATAAAAAACCTCCGCACGTTTGAAGATTTTTCGAGCAGCGCTCCATTTGTTTCGAAGATCGTTTAGGTTTGCGGTGCCTTGCGCGGTTTTGTATGCGGAGGCGCTCGTTTTCAAATCATTGGCCGCGGATACCAATTGACTCAATTGGGAAAGGGCGACTCGGTTTGCAGTGTATGTTAAAAATTCCCCCGTACTCGCGTTTGCAAAGAGGGCGATCCAAAAGGTTTCGGCACTTGTGATCTTTCCCAAATCCTCGCAACGGATTCCGGGAATGACGATGACTAACGTCAAGACGAGGATCTTGATTTTTTTGGCGGCGACCGAAGGCGAAAATCGTAAATTAGAAAAGAATGAAGTTCTCATAAAGACTCCAAAAAACGAATCAGTTTGTTGCGATCCGTTTGCGGAAGATTGATAAATTTATTTTTGGAAGCGAGGGCCTCTCCTCCGTGCCAGAGAACGGCTTCCTTGTGTCCGCGGGCTCGTCCGTCGTGAAGCAGGTGATTATGTCCGTTTACTCTTTGGATCAAACCGGTTCCCCAAAGAGGAGGGGTTCTCCATTCCGTACCGGAGGCTTCGAAATCCTCGCGGTTGTCCGCGAGAGAGGGGCCCATATCGTGAAGCAATAAATCCGTATACGGTTTGATATGTTGAAACGATACTTCCGGAAATCCTTCCAGATATCCGGTAAAGATATACGGTTTGTGACAGGAGTCGCATCCGATTTCGGAAAAAAGTTCTTTTCCGCGAATGACGTCCGCGTGTGTCCAATCTCTTCTTCCCGGAGTTCCGACCAATTTGG comes from the Leptospira sp. WS92.C1 genome and includes:
- a CDS encoding TolC family protein yields the protein MLLSIKNKNSAVRELIAERWRDLLPTLGVNITRQKYIIQDSNDYIYNAILLNVDQIIYDGGKKKLDLDIARLEEVLTREDFKITSAKVKLEVQRNFINTLVALAKVALNKKSVERGKEQLRLAKLESKLGFTTQIQVLSVASRLQEIEFALVKSINEYLKAKNDLKLAMSLDYVSDLAVEGNLLTDFYIQNPDFKKDALIQNAQNERSEILKVKINNKKLAKERELAENAWIPQISIGGSYGRTGVNYPLQNDTWNMNLKVTFPLGGSTNTTTENLGMRYNNQASTGFAGTVNPNFNAATTNNLQILDSMSYSRKVMESKIRLGDSLAEKKRLEQTIAIEVEKAGDSVHESYDLIKIGSGMVYFRYESMRLMSTKIQVGEAKRADILFAETELVGAQEKLIDAIGKYCTSVYELEWVSGMQPDSLNLFQFKPSQGNTILPLILQNRPIPKAKVDTNFKIKDIEEYFNQKDIESDLDSSTLDQFDSGNKK
- a CDS encoding DUF1564 domain-containing protein, which codes for MGKIYLHTEQKIQSALVESGTRVETILFPESYFNALTLEQRKALPKRILPLLKRYQKLMLSQRRINSKAGKTLYQKPQGMVRVNMRINTGAWAILGAISAAHGVSRCFMVNYLLWLDDSEVGDSIEQTLNVGCPTFHNIYSYIWHLDLTKNSITRRIEFNPNPLRTTIEHSIY
- a CDS encoding phosphate uptake regulator PhoU — translated: MSSKFDFLRKNLYSMAELCLEQVLLLDDALEQDNSELARKLIDRDDLIDNLEKQNDNLSQNAILEAVANRNSMGMDQVDGEVVLKRDPLRFALSAIRITRNLERMGDQIVNCAKCFRRGLIPQRFFCDEEILNKLLSRVITIVGMAVESLVEEKNRFYGSVHSVEEEINNLCQSAFLKFVMDPRLDKNQFADVYRLILCLERTGDYAVNIAEELVRLNTGMDIRHVSDPVQAIAKTG
- a CDS encoding PRC-barrel domain-containing protein; its protein translation is MQNEDSKITSDDILGKEAIDPEGQILGVVVKLHIDRMEKRITGVTIDQGFMKPDLFIGIDYVRTFGVDAIILNTIPFEKYKGLKVLNSDGSEEGTVEEVTVKNGKLESLMVKTSLNPLSKERKKIPISKIQEIGDKILLKRKTS
- a CDS encoding MAPEG family protein — its product is MNPAIIALLGFVLWTILLGLWVVSIRSFKVLKGEKKSNEFPGGIQHGSDFYWRLNRAHVNCIENLPLFATLVLIGSFAGVLDSTFALVCEVILVARILQTTAHLSSGSALAVNVRFTGFLIQYGSFLCLLWQILHKSGTV
- a CDS encoding imelysin family protein, giving the protein MRTSFFSNLRFSPSVAAKKIKILVLTLVIVIPGIRCEDLGKITSAETFWIALFANASTGEFLTYTANRVALSQLSQLVSAANDLKTSASAYKTAQGTANLNDLRNKWSAARKIFKRAEVFYISRSYIPSNYFHRLDGYILGENFRPDAGDLEAIVAGASILTPTSVDTFTIPRRGFETLEYFLYDSGTGTDAIAIVDGENAGSIRSLAYIEALADVIHRDSQRLYAAWAPATGNFSGNLSSGSGVFGGIKDAVDSFINGMVQLVYINQDVRVGVPAGLTLAGPTQFPAKLESVYSKNSYQDLLSSVEGIELVYLGNPGDTESRSLSYLVQLQNTSLDLRIKDKISTIKSRIQGRIDVSSTLENDLAGNLTFVNTEIYLRLRELRVIYATELIGILGANALPSNSDGD